The sequence below is a genomic window from Massilia oculi.
GCGAGGTTGGCCAGTTCATTGAGGACGAACTGCATGTCTTTCAGCGGGGCGTTATAGCTCACCTGTTGTCTCCTGATGGTCTCTCATGCAAAAAAAACGCCGTTCCTGCGCGGGCGGGAACGGCGTGTGCGGGTGCCTGCGGCGCGCGTCTCGATGAGCGCGCCAGCCGGTCAGCCCAGTTCCTTGACCAGCTCCGGCACGACCTCGAACAGGTCGCCCACGAGGCCGTAGTCGGCGACCGAGAAGATCGGCGCTTCCGGATCCTTGTTGATGGCGACGATGGTCTTCGAGTCCTTCATGCCGGCCAGATGCTGGATCGCACCCGAGATGCCCACGGCGATGTACAGGGTCGGGGCGACGATCTTGCCCGTCTGGCCCACCTGCCAGTCGTTCGGCACGAAGCCGGCGTCGACCGCGGCGCGCGAGGCGCCCATGGCGGCGCCCAGCTTGTCGGCCAGCGGCTCCAGGATCTTGAAGTTGTCGGCCGAGCCGATGCCGCGGCCTCCCGAGACGATCACCTTGGCGGCGGTCAGCTCGGGACGGTCCGATTTGGCCAGCTCGCGGCCCACGAAGGTCGAGGTGCCGGAATCGGCGACGGCAGTCACGTTCTCGATGGCGGCCGAACCGCCGCCGGCTGCCGAATCGAAGGCGGTGCCGCGCACGGTGATGACCTTGACCTTGTCGCTCGACTGCACGGTGGCGATCGCGTTGCCGGCGTAGATCGGACGCTCGAAGGTGTCGGGCGAATCGACCTTGGTGATCTCGGAGATCTGCGCCACGTCCAGCTTGGCGGCCACGCGCGGCAGGATGTTCTTGCCGTAGGCGGTGGCCGGGGCCAGGATGTGCGAGTACTCGCCGGAGGCAGCCTGGGCCAGGATCTGCTCGGCCACGTTCTCGGCCAGGCCGTCGGCGAAGTGCGGCGCGTCGGCGACCAGCACTTTCGACACGCCGGCGATCCCTGCTGCGGCTTCGGCGGCGGCGCCGCAGTTCGAACCGGCGACCAGGATATGGACATCGCCGCCGCACTGGGCGGCCGCGGTCACGGTGTGGTGGGTAGCGCCCTTCAGGGAGCCGTTGTCGTGTTCAGCAATGACTAATGCGACCATGTTGATTCCTATGAATTATGTGCGAGGGCTGGCTTAGATGACTTTGGCTTCGGTGCGCAGCTTCTGCACCAGGGTCGCCACGTCCGGCACCTTGACGCCGGCCGAGCGCTTGGCCGGCTCGACGACCTTCAGGGTCTTCAGGCGCGGCGCGACGTCGACGCCCAAATCCTCTGGCTTGACGGTCTCGAGCGGCTTCTTCTTCGCCTTCATGATGTTCGGCAGCGTCACGTAGCGCGGCTCGTTCAGGCGCAGGTCGGTGGTGATGATCGCAGGCAGGGTCAGGGCCACGGTTTCCAGGCCGCCGTCGACTTCGCGGGTCACGGTGACCTTGCCGTCTTCCAGCACGACTTTCGAGGCGAAGGTGGCTTGCGGCCAGCCCAGCAGCGCAGCCAGCATCTGGCCGGTCTGGTTCGAATCGTCGTCGATCGCCTGCTTGCCCAGGATGATCAGCTGCGGCTGTTCCTTGTCGGCCAGCGCCTTGACGATCTTGGCCACGGCCAGCGGCTCGGTGTCGCCGGCGGTTTCCACCAGGATGCCGCGGTCGGCGCCGATCGCCATGCCGGTACGCAGGGTTTCCTGGCACTGGGCCACGCCCACCGAGACCGCCACCACCTCGGTGACCTTGCCGCCCTCTTTCAGGCGGGTTGCCTCTTCCAGTGCAATCTCGTCGAACGGGTTCATCGACATCTTGACGTTCGCGACATCGACGCCGCTATTGTCGGACTTGACGCGAACCTTGACGTTGTAGTCGACCACGCGTTTGACGGGTACCAGGACTTTCATAGGGTGCCTTTAAAAATGGGATGGATCGAAATAAGTGGCATAGATTATATGAGAAATCGACGCTCCGGACCAAATTAAAGCACGATCGTGCGATTTTTAGTTAGAAGAAAACGCCTAATCGGCCTATCTCGCTTATTACAGGGGGAGCGGACGGGGCTGGAGGCCCCGTCTCAGGGTCCGCACGCGGCTGCAGCATGGACTGCAGCCTGTCGCATTATTTGCGGCGCATCAGGAAGGTGAACTCGCCATTCTCGTGGGTATGTGCCAGCAACGCATTGCCAGTTTGCTTGGCGAAGGCCTGGAAGTCGCGCACGGAGCCGGTGTCGGTGGCAACGATGCGCAGCACCTGGCCGGTTTCCATCTCGGCGAGCGCCTTCTTGGCTTTGAGGATGGGCAGCGGACAGTTCAGTCCGCGCGCATCCAGGTCTCTCTGGAATTCCATGGTGTCGGTGTCGGTTTCAAAAGTGATATCGCTCATCGCATTACCTGCTTTGATTAAGTGGTCCAACTTCAGTCGCATACTACTCCAATTCGGGGAGTATGACGCACCGCACCAAAATAGTCACACAT
It includes:
- a CDS encoding electron transfer flavoprotein subunit alpha/FixB family protein, encoding MVALVIAEHDNGSLKGATHHTVTAAAQCGGDVHILVAGSNCGAAAEAAAGIAGVSKVLVADAPHFADGLAENVAEQILAQAASGEYSHILAPATAYGKNILPRVAAKLDVAQISEITKVDSPDTFERPIYAGNAIATVQSSDKVKVITVRGTAFDSAAGGGSAAIENVTAVADSGTSTFVGRELAKSDRPELTAAKVIVSGGRGIGSADNFKILEPLADKLGAAMGASRAAVDAGFVPNDWQVGQTGKIVAPTLYIAVGISGAIQHLAGMKDSKTIVAINKDPEAPIFSVADYGLVGDLFEVVPELVKELG
- a CDS encoding electron transfer flavoprotein subunit beta/FixA family protein: MKVLVPVKRVVDYNVKVRVKSDNSGVDVANVKMSMNPFDEIALEEATRLKEGGKVTEVVAVSVGVAQCQETLRTGMAIGADRGILVETAGDTEPLAVAKIVKALADKEQPQLIILGKQAIDDDSNQTGQMLAALLGWPQATFASKVVLEDGKVTVTREVDGGLETVALTLPAIITTDLRLNEPRYVTLPNIMKAKKKPLETVKPEDLGVDVAPRLKTLKVVEPAKRSAGVKVPDVATLVQKLRTEAKVI
- a CDS encoding sulfurtransferase TusA family protein: MEFQRDLDARGLNCPLPILKAKKALAEMETGQVLRIVATDTGSVRDFQAFAKQTGNALLAHTHENGEFTFLMRRK